From Mycobacterium cookii:
CGCTCCCCACAGCACCGCGGCCGACGATGCCGGCGGCGCGTGCCACACGTACTTGATGACGCCGACGCAGGTTGCGGCGGCGGCCCCGCAGACCAGCGCGACGGCCTGTCGCTTGTCGGCGAAGGCGCGGCCGCGGCTGATGAAAATCAGAACGAACAGCCCGGCCAGCACCACCGCGTGGCCGCTGCGGTGATGGCCCGGCATCAGCGTCGCCCACACCGCGGCGGGCAGCGCCAGGCTTGCGCCCACGCAGATCCCGGTCAGCACGTTGTTGGCGCGGACGGCGGCCGCCGCGATCTGCGCACCCCGGGGCGTGGTGTCCGGGCTCAGCTCTTCCTCGGCGGCCTCGTCCACCGGCGACACCGCGTCGACCGGCAGCCCGGCGCTGCGACGGAACAGATCGCGACCCGTCACCGAGCCGAAGTAGGGCGGCCGGATTCGCGCGGACCACAGCGCGAACGTCGGCGCCAACGTCAACAGGAACAGCAGGATGACCAGGGTGATCATGCCCAGCCACTGGGCGGGCACCGGGCGCCACATCCGGGCCGCGGCGATCACGCCGCCGATCCCGCACAGCGTCACGACCGTCGCCGCCACGTTGAGGTTGCGTCGCGTGGTCGCCGCCAGCCCGCTGGTCAGCATCGCGGCGGCCAGCACGGTGATGAACAGGTGCGCGGCGCCGAGGGCTCCCGGAGCGGCCGCGCCCACGCTGACCGCCAGCAGCGGCACCGCCAGCCAGGCGAATCCGCCGAGTAGGTCGGCGCGATGCGGCCACCAGCGCGCGACCGTCGCGGCACCGCCGATGGCGAGCAGGCCGAGCACGCCGGTCACGATGCTGGGCACCAGCGAGTCGCCCGCGGTGCGGTTGCGGATCGCCACCGCAAGCACCGACGCGGCGATCATTGCCAGGATGGCCAGCGCGGTGTGTGCCGCGGTGGCGGCGGTGACCGACTCGAACAGCTTCTTGCCGATCCGGGCCAAGCCGGTGGACAACGACTCGTACTGCGGTTCGAACGAGTCGCCCTCCTGCGCGGGCACCAGCACCAGGGTGGCGCCGTCTTCGACGCCGAGTTCGTCCAGGGTTTTCGTGACGTCGAGCCGCACGCCATTCGCTTTGTGCAATTCGTAGCCGATACCGGATTCCAGCCCGGTCAAGCCCCGCCGTTTGAGTTCATCGTTGAGCAATTCGACGATGTTGTCGACGAACACCTCCACCGGCACCGACGCCGGGTAAACCTGCGAGACCAGGTGTTCGCCACATACCACTGCAACTGCGCATCGCGCGGGGAATGCGACCTTTGCCATTACCGTGGCCTGTCGGCGTCCGGAACGTATTTGTCCGCCAACGCCGCAGTGATCTCGAATAGCCGGAGCCGTGTTTTCTTCTGCAATTCGTGACGAGTGTCGATAATGCCACCCTTGGCCAAATGCGGGTCATACGGCATGAATTCGACCGTCGCGCCGGACTGGCTGAAACGCTCGGTGAGATATGCCCGCGCATCCGGATCGTACTTGTTGCGGCTGTCGTTGAGAATGACCATGCTCCGCGACACCAATTCGTGATAGCCCATCGACCGCAGCAAATCGATCGCCCGCGTTACCGGCAACGAGGTGTCGGCGGTCAGGCCCGACACGAACACCAGCGTGTCGCAGGCGTCGAAAACGGCCTTCATCACCGGGTGCTCGAGGTCGTCGGAGGTGTCCACCACGATCACGTTGTGGGTGCGGCGCAGCCGCGACAGCACCCCGGCGAACATCGACGGAACCAGCGGACGCGGCTGGTCCGACGCCCGGTTACCGGCCAGCACGTCCAGCCCTAAACTGTTCTGCCCCAAGTGTTCCCGGATGTCGGCGTAACCCTGGACGTCGGTGTCGTTCAAGACCGCGGAGTAGTCGCCGGGGGGCGACTCGTCGATCCGTCCGGCCAGGGTGCCGAATCCGGGTGCGGCGTCGATGGCGACGACGTTCTCCGGTCGGCACTCGCGGAAGATCGCGCCGATGCACGCCGTCAGCGTGGTCTTGCCGACACCGCCCTTGCCCGAGACGACCCCGATGACATACTGCTTGCGGATGTGCCTGCGGATGCGACCCTGCAATTCCCGCAAATGGCGCTCGGCGGGTGATTCACCAAGATTAATCGTCTGAAAAGACGCGCCGTAAATGAATTTACGCCAGCCGGATCCCGGCGGAATTTTGCGCGGAGCAACCATATCCGATATGCGCAGAGTCTCTGAAACAGAGTCCGGGTGCTGAGAACGCGAGCCTGCAGCTGATCTGGGCGTTTGCCGCGGTTGTTCCGGTGAATTCGGTGCCCACGGATTTGTCACGAGGCCGATGCTAACACGCGCGCCGTATCCCTCACTTACACAACCTTTCGGTAGGAAAACCATTCCTCATTAGCGGGAAGTCGCCGCATCATCCGGTTCACCGCGGTGGCGATGTTGCTCGCGGTACCCGGCGCGAGAATCATCCACCGTTTGCCACCGGAGTGCTCGTGCTCGGCGACGAGTCGGCCCTCGGGGGTGTCGATGATGGTCACCGCGCTCTGTTCGACGTGGGTCCGCGTCGCCCCGGCCAGCGCCTGGCCGGACTGCAGCGCCACGATCCCCGCCTGAGCCGACCGTTCCGGGTCCGCGGCGATCTTGAGGATCTGCACTTGATCGTTGTCCAGTCGCTGGGTCAGCAGAAACGCGTCCAGGGCATCCCGGCTGGTCGCTTTTTCCCGCAGTGCGTCGGCGTCCAGTGTGACCGGTCGTAACCGGGCGGGGATGTTGGCCCCACACAGCCGCTCGATCTGGCTGCGGATGATGGCGTTCGCCGCGCCCTCCGCGGTTGATGTGCCGGCGCCGGCGATTCGGACGACATCCTCCGATCGCTCGATGACGACCCACCACTCGGCGAAGCGTGCCAGCAACGCCCCGCTCGGCTTGTCGCGGTTGTCCGGCGTTCGCACGCTGACCAACAGCGCGACGTCGCGGCGGGACAACACGGTCAGCCATTCGACGACGGCGGGGTCGACGGTGGCCGACTCGTCGATGACGCCCGCGTCGCGCAACTCGGCGACGATCGGGTGGGCCAACGCCGCGTGCCGCGTCTCGACGCTGGGACGAATGGAGCGCAGACCCAACTCCGGGGCGATCGTCTCAATTCCGGTGAGTATCTGCAGAACCCACAGGCCGTCAACGGTGGTGGTCAGCACGAATAATCCTCGTGAAAGCCGCTGGGGCGCACCCTTTCGCGTGCGCCCCAGCCTGCCTTAAGGTCAGCCTGCCGCGAGCGACGCGTCCAGTGCCATCGCGTCGGCGGTGATGGAGTTCAACACCTGCCCGTGCATACCCACGACCTCGGCCAGATGCTGCAGCGGCTGCTCGATGTGGAGCATCGCTTCCTGGTAGGCCGCGTGGTACTGACCGCCCATGTGGCTGGCCAGCAGCGCGTTGACGTTCGTCAGGTCGGCTTTGCACTGCTCCAGTGACGCCGACGCCGACGCGAGTGTGCCGGTCGCGTGCTCGATCGCCCCGGCCTGATAAGTGATTGTGTTCGGGTCCGACATTTCGGTTTCCTATCCCTCGAGGACTGGTGAGTCGATGGCTGATGATCAGGACGGCGTGATCGCCTGGAGCTGGCTGCTCGCGTCGTGGTCGTGCTGAGCGAATTGCGCGACGGAGATACCCAGCTTGTGGGACAACTCGGTGCAGCCGTGGATGATTCGGGTGAGGTCGGTGTTGATCTCGATCGCTTTCTGCTGCGACACCACTGCGGCGGTACCGCTGTGCGCGCCGGCCGCGACGATTTCCTCGACAGCCGCCAGACCCTGATTGGCGGCGATGGTCGCATGCTCCATCAGGTCCTCGATCTTTGCCTTGACCTGCAGCGCAACATCTTGCGGGATCCGGGGGAACGATCCTCCTGAATCGGCCATCTACTTCTTCTCCTTCATGTCGGCGCCCCGGGCGGGGCATTAGCGAGAGTCTATGCGTTATCCGGTAGCTGTCACTTCACGTTTATCGGGGTCGATCTCAATATGAAATTGTCCCAATTGTCCCATTCGCATCAATGGCTTTCGTGTTCTGCGCGACGTGTATTAAATGTCCCTCCGTTGGGAATCCAATTTGTCGCCATCGACAATTATTCGTGCGTGCGTGACGTCGTCCTTGTCTTTATCCGAACCACCCTCGCCACGCCCCAACATGCCCGCGGGTGACATCGGCATCGCCGAACCGCCCGTCCCGCGTACGGTCGGGCTCTTCAGATCCGCCGCATTGAGCACCCCGGCCCGGCCGGTGGGCCGTCCGCCGCTCTCCGGCTCGAAGGTGCTGGCCGGTTGGGTGAAGCTGGTCAGGCCCGCGGTGCTGGAGCCCAAGCCGCCGATACTCCCCCCGCCCGCGCCGAGACCGCCGGCAGCCGCTCCGCCGCCGCCCAACGGGGCACCCAGGGCGCCCAGTCCAGCGGTTTCCGCGGCGACCGGAGCGTTGCCCTGCATGAACATTCCCATCATCTGGGTCATCGGCTGCATCCCGCTCTGCGCCATCTGCATCGGAGCCTGCGTGGCCTGAGTCAGCGGCTGAACAGCGCCCATCAGCATCTGGGGCCCCTGGCTGAGCATCGAGCTCATCTGGCTGCCCGCCTCGGCGGGCGTGGAGCCGGCGGATCCCATCGCCTGGGCCGCGGTCGGGGCCTGCGCGGCGTCCTGCCCGGCGGTGCTCGCCGTCTGCGACACCAAGCTGGCCGCAGACCCGAGTCCGGCGGGGGCCGCGTCAACGGCGGCGGCCGGCGGCGGCACGGCGGCCGCGGCGGCGATCGAACCGAGAGTGGTCGCGTACAGCACGCCGACGCTGGAATTCTGCGGCCAGTAGTCGCCGAAATACTGCAGGTCCTGCGACGCGATTCCCGGGAAGTTCTGGCCGAACCAGTTCGTGGCGTTGAGCAGGCCCCACAGATCGCGGTTCGCGTTGCAGGCCACCGACGGGATCACCGACGGCGCGGCCATCGTGTAGGCGTCGACGGCGGCTTGGGCGAGCATCACGTGTTTGGCGCAGTGCGCGGCCAACGGCTCCAGGCCGCCCATGTTGAGCGCGGTGCCCCTGGCGACGTTGGCGGTGCCGGCGAGGCCCGACCACGACGCGCTGGTCGTCGCGATGTTGGCGGCGGACACCGCCATGCCCATCTGATGGCTGGCCGCTTCGGTGGCCATGACGCTTGCGTAGGCGACGATTGATCCTGGGCCGGGACCACCCTCGAAGATCAGCGCGACGATCTCAGGCGGCGCAGCGACCCATCGCGGGTCAAGTGGCATCTGAGGTCAGAACGAGAATTTGGCGGCGCTGATCAGCTCTTGGAGCACGTAGCTGACTGACGACAAGCTCTGCCCGGTGGCATATGAGGCCCGCTGACCGAAGTGCGCCCCGGCCGTTCCGAGGTAGGCGCCGCCCGCACCGGCCATCGCCGAGGCGAACGCCGCGTCGTCGGCGGAGGCCGCCATCGGCACGACGCCGGTGAGCGCCGCAGACCCCGCCGCCGTCGTCGCGGCCATTTCTCCGGTGACCACCGACTCCGTCAAGGACGAGACGTTGACGGCTTCCGGCGACACATCGAGCATCGACATGCTGTCTCCCCATGTTCTGATCCGCAGCATCGCCCCGCGGAGTTACCCCACTCTAAGGGGTTTTCCCTTCGTGCGTACACGCGTCCACAGCGACGGCTATTCGGCCGATTCCGGGGTTCCCACCAGCACTCCTTCGATATCGCCCTCGGTTGTGACCAACAGGCCACGCCCCGGCGGGAGTTGCTGCGAGCTGATCCTGGCGAAGACTTTGACATTCGCCGGATCGTTGTCCATGAACAAGATCGGTGATCGGGACCCATTCATCTTCTGCAGGAACGGATTCATCACGACCTGACCGGCCCAGTTGCCGGGCAGGCGCGCAGCGATCACATGCAGACCGATCTGCCGGCTGCGCTCGATGAGTGGCCACAACGGCGCGGTCGCGGCGGGCTTCACCACCTGGTTGTGCGGACGCAACTCGTGTTCGTCGTCGATCAGGATGAACTGGCGCGGGCCCTCCCACGATTTCAGGTTCAGCAGTTCCTCCTGCGTCAGACCCGACGGTGGGAGCCGGTCGCGCAGCTCGGCCACCAGCTCAGCGATCACCGCGTCGATGTCGTCCGCGGTGTAGGCGTAGGCGCGCACGTGCGGTCCTCGGATCTTTCCGATCAGCGTGGTTTTGGGGTCGATC
This genomic window contains:
- the eccD gene encoding type VII secretion integral membrane protein EccD: MAKVAFPARCAVAVVCGEHLVSQVYPASVPVEVFVDNIVELLNDELKRRGLTGLESGIGYELHKANGVRLDVTKTLDELGVEDGATLVLVPAQEGDSFEPQYESLSTGLARIGKKLFESVTAATAAHTALAILAMIAASVLAVAIRNRTAGDSLVPSIVTGVLGLLAIGGAATVARWWPHRADLLGGFAWLAVPLLAVSVGAAAPGALGAAHLFITVLAAAMLTSGLAATTRRNLNVAATVVTLCGIGGVIAAARMWRPVPAQWLGMITLVILLFLLTLAPTFALWSARIRPPYFGSVTGRDLFRRSAGLPVDAVSPVDEAAEEELSPDTTPRGAQIAAAAVRANNVLTGICVGASLALPAAVWATLMPGHHRSGHAVVLAGLFVLIFISRGRAFADKRQAVALVCGAAAATCVGVIKYVWHAPPASSAAVLWGALVLAGFGAAGLVAALLVPITRFTPLVRMIAEWLEIAAIIAALPLAAWIGGLFNWVRMR
- a CDS encoding PPE domain-containing protein, whose translation is MPLDPRWVAAPPEIVALIFEGGPGPGSIVAYASVMATEAASHQMGMAVSAANIATTSASWSGLAGTANVARGTALNMGGLEPLAAHCAKHVMLAQAAVDAYTMAAPSVIPSVACNANRDLWGLLNATNWFGQNFPGIASQDLQYFGDYWPQNSSVGVLYATTLGSIAAAAAVPPPAAAVDAAPAGLGSAASLVSQTASTAGQDAAQAPTAAQAMGSAGSTPAEAGSQMSSMLSQGPQMLMGAVQPLTQATQAPMQMAQSGMQPMTQMMGMFMQGNAPVAAETAGLGALGAPLGGGGAAAGGLGAGGGSIGGLGSSTAGLTSFTQPASTFEPESGGRPTGRAGVLNAADLKSPTVRGTGGSAMPMSPAGMLGRGEGGSDKDKDDVTHARIIVDGDKLDSQRRDI
- a CDS encoding ESX secretion-associated protein EspG; translation: MLTTTVDGLWVLQILTGIETIAPELGLRSIRPSVETRHAALAHPIVAELRDAGVIDESATVDPAVVEWLTVLSRRDVALLVSVRTPDNRDKPSGALLARFAEWWVVIERSEDVVRIAGAGTSTAEGAANAIIRSQIERLCGANIPARLRPVTLDADALREKATSRDALDAFLLTQRLDNDQVQILKIAADPERSAQAGIVALQSGQALAGATRTHVEQSAVTIIDTPEGRLVAEHEHSGGKRWMILAPGTASNIATAVNRMMRRLPANEEWFSYRKVV